One Nicotiana sylvestris chromosome 12, ASM39365v2, whole genome shotgun sequence genomic window carries:
- the LOC104216743 gene encoding LOW QUALITY PROTEIN: heat shock factor protein HSF8 (The sequence of the model RefSeq protein was modified relative to this genomic sequence to represent the inferred CDS: inserted 1 base in 1 codon) — protein sequence MESNSSAAADGGGGAPPSKSAPAPAPMPSANAPPPFLVKTYDMVDDPSTDKIVSWGPANNSFVVWDPPEFARDLLPKYFKHNNFSSFVRQLNTYGFRKVDPDRWEFANEGFLRGQKHLLRSISRRKPAHGHAQQQQQQPHGQSASVGACVEVGKFGLEEEVERLKRDKNVLMQELVKLRQQQQTTDNQLQGMVQRLQGMEQRQQQMMSFLAKAVNSPGFLAQFVQQQNESNRRIAEGSKKRRIKQDFEPQDHSVTPVDGQIVKYQPVMNESAKAMLRELSKLDSSPRLENFNSSPESFLIGDGSPQSNASSTRVSEVTLQEVPPTSGQPLLSTASAIAGQSSSSEITNNQFSDISSFVEAQDLPPVSLSATDMIMPELSQLQEILPGNNMDIIESEMENDSFMDSSVGANGKMPLEIGSFSPDPQIEWQTGLLDDIQELPGVGDPFWEKFLQSPSPGETEEMDPVAMDDISNETKPQENGWDKTQHMDQLTEQMGXTNIKQSKTMIWLSKKMYIELC from the exons ATGGAGTCCAATTCTTCCGCTGCCGCGGACGGAGGAGGAGGAGCACCGCCGTCAAAGTCGGCTCCGGCGCCAGCGCCGATGCCAAGTGCGAATGCGCCTCCGCCATTTCTGGTGAAGACGTATGACATGGTGGATGACCCGAGTACGGATAAGATCGTGTCGTGGGGCCCAGCTAACAATAGCTTCGTGGTTTGGGACCCACCGGAGTTTGCTAGGGACCTTCTTCCTAAGTACTTCAAGCACAATAACTTCTCCAGCTTTGTTCGCCAATTGAATACTTAT GGTTTTAGAAAGGTTGATCCAGATCGCTGGGAATTTGCTAATGAGGGATTCTTAAGAGGTCAGAAACACCTGCTTAGAAGTATAAGTCGGCGTAAACCCGCTCATGGACATGctcaacaacaacagcagcagccACATGGACAGAGTGCATCTGTTGGGGCGTGTGTTGAGGTTGGGAAATTTGGACTTGAAGAAGAGGTTGAGAGGCTGAAAAGGGACAAGAACGTGCTTATGCAAGAGCTGGTTAAGCTCAGACAACAGCAGCAAACTACTGACAATCAGTTGCAAGGGATGGTGCAGCGCCTTCAGGGTATGGAACAACGACAACAACAGATGATGTCATTCCTGGCAAAAGCTGTTAACAGCCCTGGATTCTTGGCACAGTTTGTACAGCAGCAAAATGAGAGTAATAGGCGCATAGCTGAAGGCAGCAAGAAACGGAGGATTAAGCAGGATTTTGAACCACAGGATCATTCAGTTACCCCTGTGGATGGACAGATTGTGAAGTACCAACCTGTGATGAATGAGTCAGCTAAGGCAATGCTTAGGGAGCTTTCAAAACTAGATTCTTCTCCTAGACTAGAGAACTTCAACAGCAGTCCTGAAAGTTTCCTGATTGGTGATGGTTCACCACAATCTAATGCGTCTTCCACTCGTGTTTCAGAAGTCACTCTTCAGGAAGTCCCACCAACTTCTGGCCAGCCCTTGCTGAGTACAGCTTCAGCAATTGCCGGTCAAAGTTCATCTTCTGAAATTACCAATAACCAGTTTTCAGACATAAGCTCATTTGTAGAAGCTCAGGATTTGCCTCCTGTTTCGCTTTCTGCGACAGATATGATTATGCCTGAGCTATCACAGTTACAAGAAATCTTGCCTGGAAACAATATGGATATTATCGAATCTGAGATGGAGAATGATTCTTTCATGGATTCTTCAGTCGGAGCGAACGGGAAAATGCCATTAGAAATCGGTAGTTTCTCTCCTGATCCTCAAATTGAATGGCAGACTGGTTTGCTGGATGATATACAAGAGCTTCCTGGTGTCGGTGACCCCTTCTGGGAAAAGTTTCTTCAAAGCCCTTCCCCCGGAGAGACAGAGGAGATGGACCCTGTTGCAATGGATGATATTTCCAATGAAACCAAGCCACAAGAAAATGGATGGGACAAAACTCAGCACATGGACCAGCTTACTGAACAAATGG CTACTAACATCAAACAATCAAAAACTATGATCTGGTTATCAAAGAAAATGTACATTGAGTTATGTTAG
- the LOC104216742 gene encoding uncharacterized protein has product MEEELTDMLLEAAGRTNTGGRNRPPPSSRRHQKSSYSDDGSDSRDADSNDDRGYSGRKLSGSQVALKKGLDPPERDDDRSSRREGVDDGDAYGERRRKSERVDEDERVVRRERRRRDEREDDTGRDDRRQRKLKDDDERDDKKESRKSESQVVDDDDERDDRRKRRRRHEGEDGDVKDDRKERSRMNVDERDDRKERSRRNVDERDDRMERSRRNVDERDDRKERRRQKDDDEKVPNRREDEHRPKGRVDRYNDGREGDRKDRRRDVEREKRVDDKHEKDKNRKANAQEDGALKAGEEDSKVQKQDVNLNMDTSKLGRSGGVYIPPFKLARMMKEVQDKSSVEYQRMTWDALRKSINGLVNKVNAANLKNIIPELFAENLIRGRGLFCRSCMKSQMASPGFTDVFAALVAVVNTKFPEVGDLLLRRIILQLQRAYKRNDKPQLLAAVKFIAHLVNQQIVHELIALELLTVLLEKPTDDSVEVAVGFVTECGSMLQDLCPRGLHGIFERFRGILHEGEIDKRVQFLIESLFALRKAKFQGYPAVRPELDLVEQEDQLTHEVSLSDTIDPEITLDIFKPDPNFLENERKYEELKKAILGEESEEEGESDAESEDEDEDDESDEEDEEQMKIKDETETNLINLRRTIYLTIMSSVDFEEAGHKLLKIKLEPGQEMELCIMLLECCSQERTYLRYYGLLGQRFCMINRIHQENFEKCFVQQYSMIHRLETNKLRNVAKFFAHLLGTDALPWHVLAYIRLTEEDTTSSSRIFIKILFQELSEHLGIRLLNERLNDPNMQDSFDSIFPKDNPKNTRFAINFFTSIGLGGITENLREYLKNMPRLIMQQQKPVSESDESGSSSDSESSGSESESSSSSSEESDSESDDKRKKRKRRRP; this is encoded by the exons atggaagaagagttaACTGATATGCTTTTGGAGGCTGCTGGTAGAACAAATACGGGCGGAAGGAATCGCCCTCCTCCATCATCTAGGAGGCACCAAAAGAGTTCATATTCTGACGATGGAAGTGATTCCAGGGATGCTGACTCCAATGATGATCGTGGGTATTCAGGTAGAAAGCTTTCCGGTTCACAAGTTGCTCTCAAGAAGGGATTGGACCCTCCGGAAAGAGACGACGATCGTAGCAGTCGCAGAGAAGGTGTCGATGATGGAGATGCTTATGGTGAGAGGAGGAGAAAAAGTGAACGAGTAGATGAGGATGAAAGGGTTGTTAGGAgggagagaagaagaagagatgaacGCGAAGATGACACTGGAAGAGATGATAGGAGACAAAGGAAGTTGAAAGATGATGATGAAAGGGATGATAAGAAGGAGAGCAGAAAAAGTGAAAGCcaagttgttgatgatgatgatgaaaggGATGATAGGAGGAAGAGGAGGAGAAGACATGAAGGTGAAGATGGTGATGTAAAGGATGATAGGAAGGAGAGGAGTCGAATGAATGTAGATGAAAGGGATGATAGGAAGGAGAGGAGTCGAAGGAATGTAGATGAAAGGGATGATAGGATGGAGAGGAGTCGAAGGAATGTAGATGAAAGGGATGATAGGAAGGAGAGGAGGAGACAGAAAGATGATGATGAGAAGGTGCCTAATAGAAGGGAGGATGAGCACAGACCCAAGGGTAGGGTTGATCGTTATAATGATGGTAGAGAAGGGGATAGGAAAGATAGGAGGAGGGATGTAGAAAGAGAAAAGAGGGTCGATGATAAgcatgaaaaagataaaaataggAAAGCTAATGCACAAGAGGATGGGGCTTTGAAAGCCGGTGAGGAGGATTCCAAGGTGCAAAAGCAAGATGTTAATTTgaatatggacacatcaaagttGGGCAGGAGCGGCGGTGTTTACATTCCGCCATTCAAATTGGCTAGAATGATGAAGGAGGTTCAGGACAAGAGCAGTGTCGAGTACCAGAGGATGACTTGGGATGCTCTAAGGAAGAGCATTAACGGGCTAGTGAATAAAGTTAATGCAGCAAACCTCAAAAACATTATCCCGGAGTTATTTGCCGAAAACTTGATTCGAGGGAGGGGTCTCTTTTGTAGATCCTGTATGAAGTCCCAAATGGCTTCTCCAGGTTTTACTGATGTCTTTGCGGCATTGGTTGCCGTGGTTAACACCAAGTTCCCAGAAGTGGGTGATCTTTTGTTAAGAAGGATCATACTGCAGCTGCAAAGGGCTTATAAACGTAATGATAAG CCTCAGTTGTTAGCAGCTGTCAAATTTATTGCTCATCTTGTAAACCAGCAAATCGTTCATGAGCTTATTGCTCTTGAACTGCTTACAGTTTTATTGGAGAAACCTACTGATGATAGTGTTGAGGTTGCAGTTGGTTTTGTTACAGAATGTGGTTCAATGCTTCAGGACCTCTGTCCACGAGGATTGCATG GAATCTTTGAGCGGTTCCGTGGTATTCTTCATGAAGGTGAAATAGATAAACGAGTTCAGTTCTTAATTGAAAGCCTCTTTGCATTGCGAAAAGCAAAGTTTCAG GGTTACCCAGCTGTGCGTCCAGAACTTGACCTTGTTGAGCAGGAAGATCAATTAACACATGAAGTCTCTCTCTCAGATACAATAGATCCAGAAATTACTTTAG ATATTTTCAAGCCGGATCCTAATTTCTTAGAAAACGAAAGGAAgtatgaagaattaaagaaggcaATACTTGGTGAAGAATCTGAGGAAGAAGGAGAGTCTGATGCAGAATCAgaggatgaagatgaagatgatgagTCTGACGAAGAGGATGAGGAGCAAATGAAAATAAAGGACGAGACAGAGACAAACTTAATCAACCTCAGGAGAACGATCTACCTGACGATTATGTCTAGTGTTGACTTCGAAGAAGCAGGGCATAAGCTGTTGAAAATCAAACTAGAGCCTGGTCAGGAG ATGGAGTTGTGCATCATGTTATTGGAGTGCTGCAGTCAGGAGAGGACTTATCTTCGTTACTATGGTCTACTGGGGCAGCGTTTTTGTATGATCAACAGAATTCATCAGGAGAACTTTGAAAAATGTTTTGTGCAGCAGTACTCCATGATCCACCGGCTTGAAACTAATAAATTGCGTAACGTGGCCAAGTTTTTTGCTCATTTGCTTGGCACTGATGCTCTGCCTTGGCATGTTTTGGCTTATATACGGCTGACAGAGGAGGACACAACATCTTCTTCTCGTATATTTATCAAGATCCTATTCCAG GAGTTGTCAGAGCACCTAGGCATCCGCTTGTTGAACGAGCGTCTTAACGACCCCAACATGCAGGACTCCTTCGACTCTATTTTCCCGAAGGATAATCCCAAGAATACAAGGTTTGCTATCAACTTTTTCACTTCCATTGGTCTGGGTGGAATTACGGAAAATCTGCGAGAGTATCTCAAGAACATGCCAAGGCTTATCATGCAACAACAGAAGCCTGTTTCTGAATCGGATGAGTCTGGGAGTTCATCTGATTCTGAATCTTCAGGATCCGAGTCAGAATCATCATCATCCAGTTCTGAGGAAAGTGATAGTGAAAGTGATGATAAACGGAAGAAGCGGAAGAGGAGACGGCCTTAG
- the LOC104216741 gene encoding syntaxin-22-like yields the protein MSFQDLESGRSLGSRRFQTNGKQDPTQAVASGIFQINTAVSTFQRLVNTLGTPKDTPELREKLHKTRVHIGQLVKDTSAKLKQASETDHHADVSASKKITDAKLAKDFQAVLKEFQKAQRLAAERETAYTPFIPQAVLPSSYTASEVDVAADKSPEQRALLVESRRQEVLHLDNEIAFNEAIIEERDQGIQEIQQQIGEVNEIFKDLAVLVHEQGTMIDDIGSNIENSHAATAQGRSQLAKAAKTQRSNSSLTCLLLVIFGIILLIVIIVLAA from the exons atgagtttTCAAGATTTGGAATCGGGTCGGTCTTTGGGTTCCAGAAGATTCCagacaaatgggaagcaagacccGACCCAAGCAGTGGCTTCTGGAATATTCCAGATTAATACTGCTGTGTCTACGTTTCAGAGGCTAGTGAATACACTTGGTACCCCTAAAGATACCCCTGAGCTAAGGGAGAAGTT GCACAAGACAAGGGTACATATTGGGCAGTTAGTCAAAGATACATCTGCTAAACTTAAGCAAGCAAGTGAAACAGATCATCATGCTGATGTCAGT GCTAGCAAGAAAATAACAGATGCAAAACTCGCTAAAGATTTTCAAGCTGTCTTGAAAGAGTTTCAAAAGGCTCAAAGACTTGCAGCAGAGAGGGAGACGGCATATACACCTTTCATTCCTCAAGCAGTTCTTCCTTCTAG TTACACAGCCAGTGAGGTAGATGTTGCTGCCGATAAGAGTCCAGAACAGCGAGCTCTCCTTGTGGAATCGAGAAG GCAGGAGGTTTTGCATTTGGACAATGAGATTGCCTTCAATGAAGCTATTATTGAGGAAAGAGATCAGGGAATACAAGAAATACAACAACAGATTGGTGAAGTGAATGAGATTTTCAAGGATCTTGCCGTGCTTGTTCACGAGCAAGGAACTATGATTG ATGACATTGGCTCCAACATTGAGAATTCTCATGCTGCTACTGCACAGGGGAGATCTCAACTTGCTAAAGCTGCAAAGACTCAAAGATCAAATTCATCTCTG ACCTGCTTGCTCCTGGTGATATTTGGAATCATTCTCCTAATTGTGATCATAGTACTTGCAGCATGA
- the LOC104248630 gene encoding uncharacterized protein, with product MPDRFNPQIPFSIELVLQDSKGDRIHATIGKYVLKFFRNKIHELRLYRMNYFVVRPNNLKLRTTTHKLKLTFTQKTFVEETNDPSFHMNIFNLRPFHQLTNEHDVVTYEDVKTYNQEDDQSFLINVVLEDDQRNRIMATLWSELVDQIQHHLNESADDPLIESNYWIAAKLVNLELDRGWSYLACNKCSRKVEKVENKYFCAKCNEEESSVTHRYRLQVRVMDGTAFISLLLWNREAMQLIGKSAKELKERLVEIYY from the exons ATGCCGGATCGCTTTAACCCGCAAATACCGTTTTCAATTGAATTGGTTTTACAAGATTCTAAG GGTGATCGTATACATGCTACAATCGGAAAGTATGTTCTTAAGTTTTTTAGGAACAAGATACATGAACTTCGCTTATATCGTATGAACTACTTTGTAGTCAGACCAAATAATTTGAAGTTGAGGACTACGACACACAAGCTGAAACTGACATTTACTCAGAAGACATTTGTCGAGGAAACAAATGATCCTTCATTTCATATGAACATCTTTAACTTGCGCCCTTTTCACCAACTAACAAATGAACATGAT GTTGTGACCTATGAAGATGTTAAGACCTACAATCAGGAAGACGACCAAAGTTTCCTTATTAATGTTGTACTCGAAGATGATCA GAGGAACAGGATTATGGCAACATTATGGAGCGAACTTGTGGATCAAATTCAACATCACTTGAATGAATCTGCCGATGATCCTTTAATT GAATCCAACTATTGGATTGCGGCAAAATTGGTTAATTTGGAACTTGACCGGGGATGGTCATACTTGGCATGCAACAAGTGTAGTCGAAAGGTGGAAAAAGTTGAAAATAAATACTTTTGTGCCAAATGCAATGAAGAAGAGTCTTCTGTTACTCACAG GTATAGGCTTCAAGTTCGTGTTATGGATGGAACCGCTTTTATCTCATTGTTGCTTTGGAATCGCGAAGCTATGCAACTTATAGGGAAGTCCGCAAAAGAACTCAAGGAAAGATTAGTTGAGATATACTACTAA